The Ascochyta rabiei chromosome 3, complete sequence genome segment TGACGTGAACTGACGTGAACTGACGTGAACTGACCTGAGTGACCCGAGTGACCTGAGTGACTTGAGTGACCTGACAGACCTGACAGACCTCAGTCAGACCTCGGGGGCGGAGACTGGGCGTCTCGCGGCGTACTATGTATGTCTCGAGTCGTGGCCGCTCAGGCTTCCCCACCATCAGCCGCGGCGAGGCAAGCACGACGGAGCAGGCAGACGTGATCCTTGAAGCCGCCCCACGCAAATGTGCTCCGCTCGAGTTCGCGCCAAAAGCACGGGCTGCTGAGGCCGCGGATACGAGCTGCTAGACAGCGCCCATGGTACAACACGCTCTACGGACTCGGTTGGTTCCGAGGCATGCTGGGTGGGAGAGGAGTAGTCACATGTACTGCTGGGCAGGTGCGCTAGAAGATAGAAGAACAGAATCCTCAACACGTTCAGCTACTGTACGTCATTCGCCATGGCCAGGGCTGGGGCTGCGGCTGGGGCTGGGCCAGAGGTTGGCAGCCACGGTCGAGGAATGCAATGCCTCACCCAGATGCATCTCCCTCCCAAGCCAGACGGCTGCAGGTCGCGAACGAATGCCACAGCCCCAGAAGGCCGTGCAAGCCGTGATCAAGTGGAAGCCTCGGTGGCCCTGCACTACGAAGTACCCTGAGGCTGGATGGAGGCCCTGCAGGACTAGACAGGCCAAGCGCGTGGCGCCATGGACCCTGACTTCACCAGATGGGTTTCGGCTTGCCAGAACAGACTGGCCACTCGACGCGCTTCTGCAGGGACAAAGGGGAAGGGGGTGGAAGGATTCTGGCGCAGTCTTCGTGTTTGTCCGGCTCCCATTCATCTAAAGAAGCCGTATCGGCTGTAGAGCTGGTCCTGGCACGGGCTCTCTGCAGCGCTGCTGAGCGTGGCTAGCCGCAGCGTTGCACAGCGGACGTTGGATTGCCTGTGCAGTGCATGATTCGTGCTGGGTCAGTGAGAGCCGAGggaaaaggaaaaaaaaaGGATCGTGGCAGCCCGCGGATCCAGGGGCCAGCGAGGGCCATGCGCAGCTGCATGCTCGCTTCTTCGGTGCAGCGGGGGTAGTGAACGGGTGGTGCTGCCTCAGGTTTGGCCATCCAGGCTGGAGGTCTTCAGCAGATCCGAGTCAGTCTAGGCTTCTGCCAATGTGCCGTGAAGACGTCCTACGAGGGCAGGCACGGTTGCCATCACGATCACGATGCTCGCAGTTGCTCAGGCTCCGAAGAGCCCTAGTGGCTAGCGGTGGTAAACAGCATCCAAAATAGCACGGCTGGCTGCTGCGAGTCGCCCGCGCCGCTGCTTCTGGCAAGGGGCATCTCGCCCCATCGTTCAGTTGACCTCGCAACTCCCGCCCCAGGGctgcaccagcaccagcaccagcaccagcaccagctcTGAGCCCGGCTGCCCCGCCGTTTGCTGTTCTCCTCGGACCTCACTGTCCTTTTCGCGGTCGCTCGTTCGCTGCTGACCCACCACTTTCGCTGCACTTTCGCTGCACCTTCGCTGAAACCCCCTTCCTTGCCTCCTGCACGCTGCACCTGCCCGGGCTCCCACATCGACCCCCGTGCTTGTTGCCCCcacagcaccaccaccagccaGCACCAgtcagcaccaccaccaccaccaccaccaccaccaccaccaacgTCACGGCCGCCCCTCTCCACCCGCTCGCTCGCTCAGCAACCACACGGGAGAGCGGCTCTTCTCGTGCCGTATTCCTCCACCGCGGCCCTTGCTGGCCTAACGCGACTGGGCCGTGTCACGCTGGGCAAGATTGCATTCCTCGACAATGTCTCTGCCGCAGCGACCAGACGGGCAGCGGCGTGCCTCGCGCGAACCAACAgcgcaccgccgccgccgcactTCGGACGCCGAAAACACGCGTTCGCACGACCGTACGCCCAGCCATAGCAAGAGCGGCGCCCACAGCTACGCCCGCCCGCTCCCCTCGCCAGGCACTCCCGTCCCCATGGACCGCGACCCCATCATGCGCAGCCAGCAGTCGACCCCTGCCCACGACCTGGGCCGGAAGCGCAGTCTGATCCGCCCAGAGCGTCGCCGCGTCGATCCCAACGATCCCAACTACCACTACCGCAAGCACGCCCAGAGGATGAACGTCCAGCCCTCGACCACCGGCAACGACCCCATCATGGAAGACGCCCTCGAGGCCGAGACCGTCAGCTCAGACAGCACCGACCTGAAGCCCCCGCACATGCGCAATGCTTCTGGCGGCGGCTACAACGACAAGCAAGCACCCCTGGACGACGAGTCGCCCCGTGCCGCGCCCAGGCTGACACGGAGCAAGACGATGGAGAACCTGGAGAAGCAGCGCCAGAAGGAAAAGGACAAGATGCGTCCGCCAAGCTTGTGGAACGTCTACTGTGCCATCATCACCTTCTGGTGTCCCAATGCCGTTCTCAAGTGCTTTGGCAAGCCCCAAAAGGCGCAGCAGCGTGCTTGGAGAGAAAAGGTCGGCCTGGTCAGCATCATTCTGATGATCTGCGCCGTCGTCGGTTACCTTACCTTCGGCTTCACGGAGACGGTTTGTCCATCGGGCGGCAGTGTTCGCCAGCGAGTCAACAGGGTCGGTGGAGGATACATGATCATTCACGGCAGAGCATACGACCTAGCGCAATCCACCCACCCCCTCGCCCGTGGCGTTCCTGCAGGCGCCAACGTTCTCTTCGATCTTCCCGAGAAGCATTCCGGACAAGACGGCAGCTTCCTCTTCCAGAACGTCAATGGCGCTTGCAAGGGTCTCATCACACCCAAAGACAATTCTGGCATCCCCGAGACAAACGGCAACCTGGGCTGGTATTTCCCTTGCCGTACCTTCAACCAGGATGGCTCCACCAAGCCCAACACCACTTTCCTCGAGTACAACGGCTACCAGTGCCACACCTCGGACAACGCTCGCAAGGCCTTCTATGGCCTGAGGAATGCCGGAGACGTCTACTTCACCTGGGACGATATCCGCAACAGTTCCCGTAACCTCATGGTCTGGGGCGGAGACGTCTTGGACCTGACACTGCTCGATTGGTTCAACAGCACCCAAGTGAACGTCCCGACCATTTTCGGCGAGATCAAGGACAACCCCGCCGTGCGCGGAGTCGATGTCACTCGCGCGTACTCTTCTAGCTACGAGAAGCAGGTGGCGCGCTGCTTCACTGAGATTATCAAGGTTGGCTCCATTGACACCGAGAGCATTGGCTGCATCGCGTCCAAAATCGTTCTCTACGTCTCGCTGGTCTTCATTCTCGCTGTCGTCATCGCAAAGTTCGTTCTCGCGCTGACCTTCCAATGGTTCCTCAGCCGAAAGTTTGGTGCTGATAAGACTTCCACGGCCAAGGCAGACTCCAAAGAAAGGAAGCAGCAGATTGAGGAATGGAGTGACGACATCTACCGACCACCGCCGCGACTCGCAGACCCTGCTGCTGGACCTGACCGTTCGAGCAAGCGTGGCAGCACCTTCCTACCGTCCACCTCCAGATTCACCAGTCCTTACGCCATGGAGAAGTCGGCCAAGACGCGAGCACCGCCAACCACGATGACCAGCCAGAGTGCAGGTTCTCGCCTGCTTTCGTCCAACAGCGGCATGTACAGGCAACTGAACGCAAGCCAGGGCACGCTGCCTACGACCCATCTCGACAGCAAGAACCAAGGCCAATCTCGATCAAGCCTGCTTCTCTCCGGCTCAACCGAACAGAACCGTTATTCCAGTGTCATGGGCGAGGAAGGGCCTGGCCCATCCGGCTTCATCCACGAAGCCGTTGTGCCTCAGCCTCCCTCTGAGTGGCAGCCGTTTGGCTATCCCCTGGCCCACTCCATCTGTTTGGTGACGGCCTATTCCGAGGGCGCCGAAGGCCTGCGCACCACGTTGGACTCGATTGCCACGACCGATTACCCAAACAGCCACAAGCTGATCCTGGTCATTTGCGACGGCATGATCAAGGGTCAGGGTGAAGACCTGACTACGCCTGAAATCTGTCTGGGCATGATGAAGGACCACGCAGTCCTGCCTCACGAAGTCCAAGCATTCTCCTACGTTGCCGTCGCCAGCGGCTCGAAGCGTCACAACATGGCCAAGATCTACTCCGGTTTCTACGACTACGGTGAAGACTCTCGTCTCCCCTCGGACAAGCAGCAACGTGTTCCCATGATGGTGGTCGTCAAGTGTGGCACCCCCGATGAGGCCACCAAGTCCAAGGCTGGCAACCGTGGAAAGCGCGACAGTCAGATCATCCTCATGTCGTTCCTGCAAAAGGTCATGTTCGACGAGCGTATGACGGAGCTCGAGTTTGAGATGTTCAACGGTATCTGGAAGATTACCGGCATTTCACCAGACTTCTACGAGATTGTGCTGATGGTGGACGCCGACACAAAGGTCTTCCCGGATAGCTTGACTTACATGGTATCCGCCATGGTCAAGGACCCAGAGATTATGGGTCTCTGTGGTGAGACGAAGATTGCCAACAAGAGACAATCGTGGGTCTCGATGATCCAGGTGTTTGAGTGAGTTTCCCTTTGGACGTTGGACGATTGTGCCACTGACAGCAGCAGATACTTCATCTCGCATCACCTGGCCAAGTCGTTCGAATCGGTATTTGGTGGTGTCACTTGTCTTCCCGGATGCTTCTGCATGTACCGCATCAAGGCTCCCAAAGGTGGCCAGAATTACTGGGTCCCAATTCTGGCTAACCCTGATGTTGTCGAGCACTACTCGGAGAACGTGGTCGATACGTTGCACAAGAAGAACCTGCTGCTGCTAGGCGAGGACCGGTACCTGTCGACACTGATGCTCAAGACGTTCCCCAAGCGAAAGCAGGTTTTCGTACCCCAAGCTGTTTGCAAAACCACGGTACCGGACGAGTTCAAGGTCTTGCTGTCGCAACGTAGGCGATGGATCAATAGCACAGTCCACAACCTGATGGAGCTGGTGCTAGTGCGGGATCTGTGCGGCACCTTCTGCTTCAGCATGCAGTTTGTCGTGTTC includes the following:
- a CDS encoding Chitin synthase; amino-acid sequence: MSLPQRPDGQRRASREPTAHRRRRTSDAENTRSHDRTPSHSKSGAHSYARPLPSPGTPVPMDRDPIMRSQQSTPAHDLGRKRSLIRPERRRVDPNDPNYHYRKHAQRMNVQPSTTGNDPIMEDALEAETVSSDSTDLKPPHMRNASGGGYNDKQAPLDDESPRAAPRLTRSKTMENLEKQRQKEKDKMRPPSLWNVYCAIITFWCPNAVLKCFGKPQKAQQRAWREKVGLVSIILMICAVVGYLTFGFTETVCPSGGSVRQRVNRVGGGYMIIHGRAYDLAQSTHPLARGVPAGANVLFDLPEKHSGQDGSFLFQNVNGACKGLITPKDNSGIPETNGNLGWYFPCRTFNQDGSTKPNTTFLEYNGYQCHTSDNARKAFYGLRNAGDVYFTWDDIRNSSRNLMVWGGDVLDLTLLDWFNSTQVNVPTIFGEIKDNPAVRGVDVTRAYSSSYEKQVARCFTEIIKVGSIDTESIGCIASKIVLYVSLVFILAVVIAKFVLALTFQWFLSRKFGADKTSTAKADSKERKQQIEEWSDDIYRPPPRLADPAAGPDRSSKRGSTFLPSTSRFTSPYAMEKSAKTRAPPTTMTSQSAGSRLLSSNSGMYRQLNASQGTLPTTHLDSKNQGQSRSSLLLSGSTEQNRYSSVMGEEGPGPSGFIHEAVVPQPPSEWQPFGYPLAHSICLVTAYSEGAEGLRTTLDSIATTDYPNSHKLILVICDGMIKGQGEDLTTPEICLGMMKDHAVLPHEVQAFSYVAVASGSKRHNMAKIYSGFYDYGEDSRLPSDKQQRVPMMVVVKCGTPDEATKSKAGNRGKRDSQIILMSFLQKVMFDERMTELEFEMFNGIWKITGISPDFYEIVLMVDADTKVFPDSLTYMVSAMVKDPEIMGLCGETKIANKRQSWVSMIQVFEYFISHHLAKSFESVFGGVTCLPGCFCMYRIKAPKGGQNYWVPILANPDVVEHYSENVVDTLHKKNLLLLGEDRYLSTLMLKTFPKRKQVFVPQAVCKTTVPDEFKVLLSQRRRWINSTVHNLMELVLVRDLCGTFCFSMQFVVFIELIGTLVLPAAIAFTFYLVAIAIKAAVLHTAAPVIPLILLALILGLPALLIVMTAHSWSYVAWMFVYLLSLPIWNFVLPTYAFWKFDDFSWGDTRKTSGEKTKKAGLEYEGEFDSSKITMRRWHDFEAERRLKTPGGGWSQTTSAGWPQQQQQQQQQGYETYYDN